The Drosophila sulfurigaster albostrigata strain 15112-1811.04 chromosome 3, ASM2355843v2, whole genome shotgun sequence genomic sequence CCAGCTCAACACATTGATGAACAGCTCCTCACCCGTCTCTGTCGTCGTCCGAATACACATGTGCGGCTGTGGCGGATTCTTAAAGTGCCGATAAGCGCGTGAGTGTCGATAACTGTGTGGCGGTGGTGATGATTGCATCAGTGACAATCCCACACCCAAGTCACCCTGTTGATctaattgctgttgttgttgctgctgctgtgcatgCTGTTGCATATTATTAAGCCGCAGCTGTTGCtcggcattgttgttgttattgttgttatagttgttggTCTCATGAACATCATGAACATCGTATGTGGTTGCTTCAGCATCATTGGcagtgctgttgttgcttgtgttgtgttcgctttgttgttgtggccgttgttgttgtggatgcTGCTCCTGTGCGGAACTTTCAGCTTCAAGCTCCGCCGCCGACATTTTCGCTTTATAGCTTGAGTAttggtgttgttgtggttgttgtttttatttattgttattggtgttgttgcttcgttttgttgtttagcttttagcagtcttttgttttgtcgtcCCGCTCTTCAGCCGTCGGTTTTTCACCCGGTCGCGGTTGCTTTTCGTGCTCTTCTCTTTGTTTCCTATTGAgtgcactcacactcacaccaCCAACAttcgctctctgtctcgctcgctctcgttCGCTTGCTCGCTCTGCCGTTGGCTGTCTTCTTATAGCATATCGGCGCCTTGGTCCTGTTTCCAACTTAACTTTTGACCTTTGGCGTTATTAATGTGTGTGCATATTACGCGTCGACGTCTTTGACAtttatctacatacatacatacatatgtacgtgtaTTGTCCTCAAATACACAAGTCTTTATCGTGCACGCACAAACAGgcacacgcatacgcacacatacatacgcaaACACCCTTCTTCAATGCGCACCCcgcacaaccacacacacacttacaagTGGGAGGAGTtggtagttgtagttgttgtctgCGAAAGAGATGGGGAACAACATCGGCTCCGCAATTGCAGAGCCAAAGAAAACATGAAAATCTCTAAAATTCAATGCAATAGCAACACTAGGTTGCAGTTTCATTGTTGCACTTACACATTTCACGcgttttcattaataataatggttTTCCAGTTTCTCATTGCAcaatacacatacaaaaacaatgtacatacacatacacacacaaaaactgaaactgcgTTTCTTCTGCTTCACATAATTTTTTCCCAATAgacgactgctgctgctgcctgctgacTGCACTTACAAAACAATGCGCCGACAGACGGCCGCGCGCTGCgctgatttttatatttagctttttAGCAGCTTTTCATGGTAGCGCACATAGAAAACAGCCGAATTTTCCGACGATTTCccaacataaacaaaaaactaatgTATGTCTACAGTATGACCGAATGTTGCGtttaaaaatgtacattttACAGCGACATCACTACCGCCTTCATATGTGCTAGCTGGTCCCACCTTCAAAGGTATATGTGTGTTATTACGAATTTGTGGATACAAAGGCGgttctttttaaaaaatttttatttgcttgtgcttatgaaataatttaaaattaatatacctaatatatTCTTTGAAATGAAGAGCCAAGTGTAAAAgattcataaaacaaaaattgagtAACGTCCAACAACAAGTACCTAAACTCAAACGAACCTACAATGGTCACACTAATGCTCACGACAACTACAAAGCGTTGCCAGATGCACGAATATCggcttctttttatttgtgggTACACACTGccggcaacaaaaacaatgtgtACATACATTACGCATATTCTGCATTTTCCGCCGGCGtgaatttttttgcaattctaAAGcagaatttaatattaaaataaacacaattgtAGTTACAACGCAGACAAGAAAGTGATTAAGTAAGCAATAGAAGTGAGCGAGAGTGTAGATTCAATTGAACGTGGCCAATCAGAGTTTGGCGCcgaatttatagttttttccACTGCGCTCTATAACGGAGGTGTGTGTATAACAAAGATGGCGTCCTCACAAGTCTCAAACAAATCGGGCTCCGGCTGGCCGCGGCGCGGTAGCCAAGGACAGGCTGATGCCAGTATAACGAATAATGGCACGCAAAAATACGCGCCCAATCAAGCACTAACTATAAATCGCACAATTAATCTGTGAGTAATCATATTTCGAATTACAATTGTGTTATTTACTTAACCCtccccaaaacaacaacagctacccACTAACTAACTACACATTTGGCACGAAGGAGCCGCTGTTTGAGAAGGATCCATCGGTGCCATCGCGATTCCAACGAATGCGGGAAGAGTTCGATCGCATTGGCATGCGTCGCTCGGTGGAAGGTGTGCTTCTTGTGCACGAACATGGACTGCCacatgtgctgctgctgcagctgggcACCACATTTTTTAAACTGCCCGGTGGCGAGCTGAATGCTGGAGAAGATGAGGTAGAAGGCCTCAAAAGGCTACTCTCCGAGGTGAGTCAATAAAGTACCTCGCattatttgacaattttattgtttgtttaactTGCTTGTAGACGCTGGGACGTCAAGATGGTGTTAAACAAGATTGGATTGTCGAGGACACTATTGGCAATTGGTGGCGACCAAACTTTGAGCCACCGCAATATCCATACATTCCGCCGCACATAACAAAGCCCAAGGAGCACAAGCGCTTGTTTCTAGTGCAATTACATGAAAAGGGTAAATATCCAATTTTGTTtaggcacaaaaaaaaaaattaaaaagaaacgcCTTATCTGCAGCGTAGGTAAATAGGTAAAAAATGAACTTTTTCTGAAtcactatatatacaaaacaaactatatatatataacctTTGTTATATAGTTATTTGCCAAAAACCGATACGCTAACAAACCTCATGTCATATCTTTTCAATGCTGTTTAGATACGGACAGGAACGCCAGTTACGATGTACCCTGAGCTGAGCAGTTCCAAAGTAGCGCCGTGTTGTATTGTGTAATCTCACGCATCTGGCATCTGCTGCCCAACCCAAGCAATAGAGCACTTCCAACAACGCTCTAATATCTCAAGAGTGCAAAGAAAAActgagcaaacaaaatgaaaagaaatcagaaaacagagagaaaaatataaacagcATAATGGCCCCGAGGCGCGCAGACATATTTTTGTTACCTTAGAGTTCGTCGATCGATTCTAATTGCGAATGATTTTTTTGTACAATACCCTCTAAacttcaaattgtatttatcatACTAGTTGCTCTCGATAGAGttgttggcatattttgttgtttgtgtgagtTTGCGACGATCGCAGCGCAAAATCCCGAAATTCTTTGATTGTTCTTTGTTGTACTACTactattaattttgtaaatatgtcGACATTTCTGTAAACGAGACAACAGCGCATTCAACACGAATAATTCGTTCTGTTTGTTATACTTACGCTATCTATCGAGTATGTTTGATCAGTCTAATGTGTTGTTaatctaaaaacaaaaacctatAAAATCACAACCGGGTAGGCAGATTTGTTACTTTTTTGTGAAAAGTCCAttgtaaaattgttgctgGTTGTCGTCTGCTAATGTGCACAAATCTCGCGTGTTGTGCTGATTTGCGAGCATAGCAAGCGCAACTGGACTAGGCAGGCAGTTGAATAGTCGCTtccgaaaacaacaaatcaacaatATGAAAAGATAAAACCATAATTTAAGCATTCGTTTTATGTAATCAACAAATATAATTCTGTGTGTTTTAGTAGTTCGTTGACATCACcataaattgtgcaaaactcgcacacacactcacatacacaagACACACAAttaatcaacacacacatataaacacacacaacatgtATTATGATTGTTGGTCTTAATGGTAATCGAAATTATGTTCATATCCAGCAATTAGTTGACTTCGTTTGATAAGCAAAATCCTAGACTAAATGTGATAATTAAGTTCGACATTTTGCGCATCAATAACGAGAAACCCTAAATAATATAGTCTAACTGAAGAACTGtgaatgtaaaaaaaaacaaacctaATGCCTACCTTTTATATTATCTATCATACGTAATTTACGGCAGCGAATTTAAATCTCTtgcaattgtaaattgtttttgtataaccgattgtaatatatatatatatattttattgtaataatacATATctattatactttatatatttatcgaTTGCCAACTGTGCCCTACATATATACATGAATTCTGTCTCtatattgttttttctgttaTCTAGCACTATTTGCTGTGCCCAAAAATTATAAGCTTGTTGCTGCCCCATTATTCGAGCTCTACGACAATTCACAAGGCTATGGACCGATAATCTCCTCGCTGCCGCAAGCATTGTGCAGGTGAGTATTCCACAGATTATCATTCAATatagatttttaataaaaattctccTTGTTGCAGATTTAACTTTATCTACATGTAAGACGAAAGGCGCAGATTGAACTACGCTGTTACACCACACCCAATTCTCCCTCTAGATAGGCAGCATCACCAACGATAGCTCTACTTATACAACAATTAAACTGCACCATAGCCGAGCCGAGTCTACAGCGCGTGCCGTCTATATAGATGTAGATGATTATAACCATAAcatttgtgtatgtatatgattaAATGGAAAGCCAATGCGGCTTGTGCTTGGCATACAAATAGAATTGAAAGAGTtgtctttattattattgttttggaCTAAGTATTATTGCGACGATACTTAACTAAATGTTACAAGATTAGAGTAGTACATAtaattatgttgtttttgttcgaAAAGATTTTGTGGGCCCACTTATAGCATATATTCGCTATAGATCTGCTCGTAATAATCGCGTTTGCTGCAATGGAAGATACGCATATTTTACGTTTACTTTTTTACTgtatttgttaattgtttaacatattttttgctTAAGGGGCagttgaaaattcaattggaCTACAGACTGTTAAGTTAATGTTACTTTACTGTTATTTGCTGGCTAACATTAAACTGCGCTGTAAAGTGCGTGAGTGTAACAAATGAACAAATCAACGAAAATTACAAAAGCGTATAACaaccaaaatatttaactaaagCAGGAACCGTTGTGTCTGTCTCTAGGGTAATTATCTTAAATGCTACGATATATgctttttttaatacatattaattGTTATGTTAATGACACGTACAAAAAGTTTGCCACAAATATTGCAGCACGATAAATTTATGCTCGACGCAAATCGATCTACCACAACTTATTGTGATAGAACTTTAGATCATTGTAACCCTGATCGGTTAAGCCTCCGCCAGACGATACTGTGGACATGGCATCGGTATTATCATGACCGGGCGATGTGATATCATTGCCCAGCGGGCGATTGATCTTGACCACACCGAAATCTTCGCGCTCCTGCTGATTGAACTCCATCTTGCTGCTGGGCATCACTGCCATGCCGACGCCAAAGGATCGATTCTTCATGCCCGTGTGCTGTTTGCTCAGCTGGAATGCCGGCGGCTTACGATTGTCCCCAATAATGCTCTCCGCACGCTCCGGTGAACGCACTGTGGGCGGTGTTGGAGTGTGGGATTTGGGCGGCGGCGAGGGTGGAGTGTAGACCTCCTCGGGCTCTGGTTCCGGTTCTGGCTCCGGTTCGGGTTCTGGTTCAATTTCCAGTTCCGGTTGCAAATCTTGCACGCTATAATGATCGATCGTctgcaaatgttgcagctgTGCGGCAATTTCAGCAATGTCGTTGCCGCTGTTAGGGGAAAAATGTTAACAGAGGCTGTTAAATAACATTCTACAAATACAACAATGTTAACGGAGAAGAACTGAATCTCGAAAATTGATTTCTAAATGTTTGGTTTTATTGCACgacacaaatgaaaataaattagaacaaataataaaatcgatgtgttaaaataaaaagagttaagtagtttgtttgttgtataaaTGTAATCACAATTATCAGGTATTTTGTGTGCAACGGTTCCAGTTgccgtgtatgtgtgtgggttgtCTTTGtgatggtgtgtgtgtgtgtgttggtgtttttGGGGGGCGTGGTGTGCGGCGTGCAGCCTCCATTCTTCGTCTGCATGTTCTcattatcattaaattataaataattcactataaacaaaacaaagctcTTTGTACAATTATTTAgttgatattttgtttgttttttttttggttttgcttgcAGCCAagtgtgcgtatgcgtaattatTTGATTCtgaaagacaacaaaaagaaaatgataccaaatgaaaaacgacaataaacaaaagatGATAATATGCTTACACAGAACGTGTTTTTGTTAGTAAAAGTGGGGGGGGAGAGAAGGGAGGCTGGTTAAGTATTACGAGGGATGGAAGCCATTACCTGCTCGATTCtgcgccgctgccgccgcctccCTTGCCCGAGTTTCCACTGCCAGCGTGAATTATCTGCACGAGGGTGGAACAACAAATGgggaaaatgcaaaaaagaaaattatagaTATTTCATAGATTCGCTCAGCATGTAgggcatatacatatgcatgtgtatgcTACAAGAAAAGCGAAATTCAATTGGGGTGTTCTACAGAATAAAGCGGTTATATGGAACATCAAGAATTATTACGAAAGTAAGCTGAAATAGCTAATAACAAATTACAGAGGTTATAGCTTTTTTCAGTTTACTTCCGACTTATTTAACAGCATTTTTCAAACGATAACTCTAATCAACTAAACAGctcattttccaatttaaatcttctatatttaatcaattatttcaattttgaaattcataaattaataagaaattatatCTAAAAATCGTAGTCACACATAACCGACATTtactatatttgttttatttttgctccACCACAAAAAATACGCACATTAGTCAAGTTGTTTTATGGATGATGATTTATAAAGAATGAAAAATTTGCGCGAGGGTTGAAAAAGATAAGATGAGGCataaattatagatttttttgttggcttacCCAAGATCTAGGGCATATGcaatcatatataatataagaaaacCGGTTTATATTGTGGGTACTAACGACTAATTTTTAACCCGACCTCTCATACACACGCATTTATCAAGTTGTTTTATTGATTGTCGAAATGTAGC encodes the following:
- the LOC133840462 gene encoding cleavage and polyadenylation specificity factor subunit 5 isoform X2; the protein is MASSQVSNKSGSGWPRRGSQGQADASITNNGTQKYAPNQALTINRTINLYPLTNYTFGTKEPLFEKDPSVPSRFQRMREEFDRIGMRRSVEGVLLVHEHGLPHVLLLQLGTTFFKLPGGELNAGEDEVEGLKRLLSETLGRQDGVKQDWIVEDTIGNWWRPNFEPPQYPYIPPHITKPKEHKRLFLVQLHEKDTDRNASYDVP
- the LOC133840462 gene encoding cleavage and polyadenylation specificity factor subunit 5 isoform X1, translated to MASSQVSNKSGSGWPRRGSQGQADASITNNGTQKYAPNQALTINRTINLYPLTNYTFGTKEPLFEKDPSVPSRFQRMREEFDRIGMRRSVEGVLLVHEHGLPHVLLLQLGTTFFKLPGGELNAGEDEVEGLKRLLSETLGRQDGVKQDWIVEDTIGNWWRPNFEPPQYPYIPPHITKPKEHKRLFLVQLHEKALFAVPKNYKLVAAPLFELYDNSQGYGPIISSLPQALCRFNFIYM